From the genome of Quadrisphaera sp. RL12-1S, one region includes:
- a CDS encoding sugar ABC transporter ATP-binding protein, with translation MGFPLQARTVVGRLSPAQRHALTIARAFAFDAKIVALDEPTTSMLEHNVEGVLSRVREIAHTRGVGVIYVSHKMPEVMRVSDTVVVLRDGRTAYDAPISETSSEDIVRRMVGRELLSFTRQHPVAADAPVHFEAHGVTHPSGVGPESISVRRGEVVGIAGLVGSGRTEFLRALIRADEGTGGSVSVAGREVRIRSPRDSRDAGIAFIPEDRKHQGLVLQTPAFANVALTSDRQLNGFGPFTSTRKQVDTAEEMGRRMSLRPANVRLNARQFSGGNQQKIVIAKWMWLGASTFLFDEPTKGVDVGGKVEIYQLIDQLAAEGNAVVVVSSDLPEVISVSDRVLVMRSGRFVSEHVGDDINEHSIVTNAMGVSGGTS, from the coding sequence ATGGGCTTCCCGCTCCAGGCGCGGACGGTGGTGGGCCGGCTCAGCCCGGCGCAGCGGCACGCCCTGACGATCGCCCGCGCCTTCGCGTTCGACGCGAAGATCGTGGCGCTCGACGAGCCGACCACGTCGATGCTCGAGCACAACGTGGAGGGGGTGCTCTCCCGGGTCCGGGAGATCGCCCACACCCGCGGCGTGGGCGTCATCTACGTCTCGCACAAGATGCCCGAGGTCATGCGCGTGTCCGACACCGTCGTGGTCCTGCGCGACGGCCGGACCGCCTACGACGCCCCCATCAGCGAGACCTCCTCGGAGGACATCGTGCGGCGGATGGTCGGTCGCGAGCTCCTCTCCTTCACGCGACAGCACCCGGTCGCCGCGGACGCCCCGGTGCACTTCGAGGCGCACGGGGTCACCCATCCCAGCGGGGTCGGCCCGGAGTCCATCTCCGTGCGCCGCGGCGAGGTCGTCGGGATAGCGGGCCTGGTCGGCTCCGGCCGCACCGAGTTCCTGCGGGCGCTCATCCGTGCGGACGAGGGCACCGGGGGCAGCGTCAGCGTCGCCGGCCGGGAGGTGCGGATCCGCTCCCCGCGCGACAGCCGCGACGCGGGCATCGCCTTCATCCCCGAGGACCGCAAGCACCAGGGCCTGGTGCTGCAGACCCCGGCGTTCGCCAACGTCGCCCTCACGTCCGACCGCCAGCTCAACGGCTTCGGGCCGTTCACCAGCACCCGCAAGCAGGTCGACACGGCCGAGGAGATGGGCCGGCGGATGTCGCTGCGCCCCGCGAACGTGCGCCTCAACGCCCGGCAGTTCTCCGGTGGCAACCAGCAGAAGATCGTCATCGCCAAGTGGATGTGGCTGGGCGCCAGCACCTTCCTCTTCGACGAGCCCACCAAGGGCGTCGACGTGGGCGGCAAGGTCGAGATCTACCAGCTCATCGACCAGCTGGCCGCCGAGGGCAACGCCGTCGTGGTGGTGTCCAGCGACCTCCCTGAGGTCATCTCCGTCAGCGACCGCGTGCTGGTCATGCGGTCGGGGCGGTTCGTCTCCGAGCACGTCGGCGACGACATCAACGAGCACAGCATCGTGACCAACGCCATGGGCGTCTCGGGAGGAACATCGTGA
- a CDS encoding amidohydrolase family protein, with protein MLDGGPLEVVDPHHHLTDLSRSYPWLEGPVEPFRYHGDDRPLRRSYSLDDYLEDARDVVLLGCVHVENGAADALAETAWVDAVSRERGLPTGHVAHVSLLDADAARQLEEHAAYPVTRGVRDILNWHPDPVYTHRDRGDIITDPTWRAGLARLAPLGLSFDLQVFPSQLHEAAQLAADFPETAVVLDHAGMPIGRDPESFDQWRRGLRAVAAQDNAVVKLSALGTNDHAWTRASIEPFVHETLEAFGPGRTMIASNFPVDSLYSTFTELYAAFSALTARLSAAERRAVFVETAARTYRLPLTGLR; from the coding sequence GTGCTTGACGGAGGACCGCTGGAGGTCGTCGACCCCCACCACCACCTGACAGACCTCAGCCGGTCCTACCCCTGGCTGGAGGGCCCCGTCGAACCGTTCCGGTACCACGGCGACGACCGCCCCCTGCGCCGGTCGTACTCCCTCGACGACTACCTCGAGGACGCGCGCGACGTCGTCCTGCTCGGCTGCGTGCACGTGGAGAACGGCGCCGCCGACGCCCTCGCGGAGACCGCCTGGGTGGACGCGGTCTCGCGCGAGCGCGGTCTGCCCACCGGGCACGTCGCCCACGTGTCCCTGTTGGACGCCGACGCGGCCCGCCAGCTGGAGGAGCACGCCGCCTACCCGGTGACCCGCGGCGTGCGGGACATCCTCAACTGGCACCCCGACCCCGTCTACACGCACCGCGACCGCGGCGACATCATCACCGACCCCACCTGGCGGGCCGGTCTCGCACGGCTGGCTCCGCTGGGACTGTCGTTCGACCTGCAGGTCTTCCCCTCCCAGCTGCACGAGGCGGCGCAGCTCGCCGCGGACTTCCCCGAGACCGCCGTGGTGCTCGACCACGCCGGCATGCCCATCGGACGTGACCCGGAGTCCTTCGACCAGTGGCGACGGGGGCTGCGCGCCGTCGCCGCGCAGGACAACGCGGTGGTGAAGCTGTCCGCGCTCGGCACCAACGACCACGCGTGGACCCGCGCGTCCATCGAGCCCTTCGTCCACGAGACCCTCGAGGCGTTCGGCCCGGGGCGCACGATGATCGCCAGCAACTTCCCGGTCGACAGCCTGTACAGCACCTTCACCGAGCTGTACGCGGCGTTCTCGGCGCTGACCGCCCGGCTGTCAGCCGCGGAGCGACGCGCCGTCTTCGTGGAGACGGCGGCCCGCACCTACCGGCTGCCGCTGACCGGTCTCCGCTGA
- a CDS encoding gluconokinase, GntK/IdnK-type translates to MSAALSLLGLGPMGAPIAENLLAARGDLVVWNRTRSRAEALAERGAAVADTPRQAAADVTLTVLPDLPQVEALLDGDDGLLAGWADAGTTDPVLVVHGTVSPVAVAAFAARMLVDHGVHVLDAPLSGGTAGARDATLSVMVGGDAADFSRAAPVFAAIGTTVRHLGPSGSGAMAKACNQVVVAGTVTLVSEAMLLARSGGLDPAVLLELLLGGLARSAVLEQKGRNWVDEDFTPGGSARNQLKDLRFIADAARAGGLDLPATAVVTSLFEEVVDRGDGDLDHTGVYRALAARAGREEAATRTSPAAVVVMGVAGSGKSTTGLLLAEAIGGRFVDGDDLHPPASTAKMAAGTPLDDDDRQPWLRAVAEVLAGASDRTPVVVACSALRRSYRDLLRERAGLPVVFVHLHGSPELLAERIGARTGHFMAAGMLASQLTALEPLAPDEPGVVVDVGGAPEDVVSAALAHLRGAHRTRGQGRA, encoded by the coding sequence ATGAGCGCCGCCCTCTCCCTGCTCGGCCTGGGCCCCATGGGGGCCCCCATCGCCGAGAACCTGCTCGCCGCCCGCGGCGACCTGGTGGTGTGGAACCGCACGCGGTCGCGCGCGGAGGCGCTGGCCGAGCGGGGCGCGGCGGTGGCCGACACGCCCCGGCAGGCCGCCGCGGACGTCACGCTCACGGTGCTCCCCGACCTCCCGCAGGTCGAGGCGCTGCTCGACGGTGACGACGGCCTGCTCGCCGGCTGGGCCGACGCCGGCACCACGGACCCCGTCCTGGTGGTCCACGGGACCGTCTCCCCCGTGGCCGTGGCCGCCTTCGCCGCGCGGATGCTCGTCGACCACGGCGTGCACGTGCTCGACGCCCCCCTCAGCGGGGGGACGGCGGGTGCGCGGGACGCGACCCTCAGCGTCATGGTCGGAGGCGACGCGGCGGACTTCTCCCGGGCCGCCCCCGTGTTCGCCGCGATCGGGACCACGGTGCGGCACCTCGGGCCCAGCGGCTCGGGCGCCATGGCCAAGGCGTGCAACCAGGTGGTGGTGGCCGGCACCGTCACCCTGGTCTCCGAGGCGATGCTCCTCGCCCGCAGCGGCGGGCTGGACCCCGCCGTGCTGCTGGAGCTGCTCCTGGGCGGCCTCGCCCGCAGCGCCGTGCTGGAGCAGAAGGGGCGCAACTGGGTCGACGAGGACTTCACCCCCGGAGGCAGCGCCCGCAACCAGCTGAAGGACCTCCGCTTCATCGCCGACGCGGCCCGGGCGGGCGGGCTCGACCTGCCGGCCACGGCCGTGGTGACCTCGCTCTTCGAGGAGGTGGTGGACCGCGGCGACGGCGACCTCGACCACACCGGCGTCTACCGCGCTCTCGCTGCGAGAGCGGGGCGTGAGGAGGCCGCTACGCGCACCTCCCCGGCGGCGGTGGTGGTCATGGGGGTGGCCGGGTCCGGCAAGTCGACTACCGGCCTGCTGCTCGCCGAGGCCATCGGCGGGCGGTTCGTGGACGGCGACGACCTCCACCCGCCCGCCAGCACGGCCAAGATGGCGGCGGGGACCCCGCTGGACGACGACGACCGCCAGCCGTGGCTGCGCGCCGTCGCCGAGGTCCTCGCCGGCGCCTCGGACCGGACCCCCGTGGTCGTCGCCTGCTCGGCGCTGCGCCGCAGCTACCGGGACCTCCTGCGCGAGCGCGCCGGCCTGCCCGTCGTGTTCGTCCACCTCCACGGGAGCCCCGAGCTCCTCGCCGAGCGCATCGGAGCGCGCACGGGGCACTTCATGGCCGCGGGCATGCTCGCCTCCCAGCTGACGGCGCTCGAGCCCCTGGCCCCTGACGAACCCGGGGTCGTCGTCGACGTCGGCGGGGCTCCCGAGGACGTCGTCTCCGCGGCGCTGGCCCACCTGCGCGGCGCCCACCGCACGAGAGGACAGGGACGTGCTTGA
- a CDS encoding NAD-dependent epimerase/dehydratase family protein, which translates to MSRALASLAGAQVLVTGGSGLIGRPTVAALLAAGAVVTTLDRAPGATGTAPGDADGGQRVRVVLGDVTDTDVLAGALDGQDAVVHLAGYAGLGMADAAETYRVNAAGTFAVFAAAAASGVGKVVYASSINANGYPLGVRRTMPPSLPYSEDATPAVSDEYSLSKLAGEQAAVMAHDTWGLSLTGLRFPLVRDTTLDGGRTFGAHVRAALTGDPRRQAAEGWSYLDVADAARAVLAALLHDTPPAPGILVAAPLTYLTTPTARAAALHAPGVELGDLPGRAVGLDLTRARDVLGFEARVLLDDVAPEQLVDLELLAGSGTGG; encoded by the coding sequence GTGAGCAGAGCGCTCGCCTCCCTCGCCGGTGCCCAGGTCCTGGTCACCGGCGGGTCGGGTCTCATCGGGCGGCCCACCGTCGCGGCGCTGCTCGCGGCCGGCGCGGTGGTCACCACCCTGGACCGGGCCCCCGGCGCGACCGGGACGGCGCCCGGCGACGCCGACGGAGGGCAGCGGGTCCGCGTCGTCCTCGGGGACGTCACCGACACCGACGTCCTCGCCGGCGCGCTCGACGGCCAGGACGCCGTGGTGCACCTGGCCGGCTACGCGGGCCTGGGCATGGCCGACGCCGCCGAGACCTACCGCGTCAACGCCGCCGGCACCTTCGCGGTCTTCGCCGCGGCCGCCGCCAGCGGTGTGGGCAAGGTCGTCTACGCCTCCAGCATCAACGCCAACGGCTACCCGCTGGGCGTGCGCCGCACCATGCCGCCGTCGCTGCCCTACTCCGAGGACGCCACCCCGGCGGTCTCCGACGAGTACTCGCTGTCCAAGCTGGCCGGGGAGCAGGCAGCCGTCATGGCCCACGACACCTGGGGGCTGTCCCTGACGGGCCTGCGCTTCCCGCTCGTGCGCGACACCACCCTCGACGGCGGGCGCACGTTCGGCGCCCACGTGCGCGCGGCGCTCACCGGTGACCCGCGCCGCCAGGCGGCCGAGGGGTGGAGCTACCTCGACGTCGCGGACGCCGCACGGGCCGTGCTCGCGGCGCTCCTGCACGACACGCCCCCGGCTCCCGGGATCCTCGTCGCGGCGCCGCTGACGTACCTGACCACGCCCACCGCCCGGGCCGCGGCGCTGCACGCGCCGGGCGTCGAGCTCGGAGACCTGCCGGGCCGTGCCGTCGGCCTCGACCTGACCCGCGCCCGCGACGTCCTGGGCTTCGAGGCGCGCGTCCTGCTCGACGATGTCGCCCCCGAGCAGCTGGTGGACCTCGAGCTGCTGGCCGGGAGCGGGACCGGCGGATGA
- a CDS encoding ABC transporter permease, whose translation MSTAQTGSAAAAPRRSLNLQAVGIYLAAVVLFVVLGVLNPNFLTLPNLRDVAVSASVNAIIGIGLTFVIITAGIDLAVGAMASFVGIVSATLMVNSGLPPAGGLLLGLAVGVLCGAVNGLLITKLSLPPFIATLGTMSVFQGGAYVATNGKPVYDVPQQFVLMLNSYVAGVPVVVVVVAVVGVAAWLLLRKTVFGQNVIAVGGSEETAWLSGVRVHRVKIAVYCISGGLSALGGLVIVARINAAQPDAGAPYQLTAIAAAVIGGANLMGGEGRIAGTLVGALILGALTNGLVLLNVPSFYEQIVTGSVVLIAVSLDQGSRGWPLLAKLRSRSTPGGGSTPAAPAQAPSVNA comes from the coding sequence GTGAGCACAGCTCAGACCGGGAGCGCCGCGGCCGCGCCGCGCCGCTCGCTGAACCTGCAGGCCGTCGGCATCTACCTGGCGGCCGTCGTCCTGTTCGTCGTCCTCGGGGTCCTGAACCCGAACTTCCTCACCCTGCCCAACCTGCGCGACGTCGCGGTCTCGGCCAGCGTCAACGCGATCATCGGGATCGGCCTGACCTTCGTCATCATCACCGCGGGCATCGACCTGGCGGTGGGGGCGATGGCCAGCTTCGTCGGCATCGTGAGCGCCACGCTCATGGTGAACTCGGGGCTGCCGCCGGCCGGAGGGCTGCTCCTGGGGCTCGCCGTCGGGGTGCTGTGCGGCGCCGTCAACGGCCTGCTCATCACCAAGCTGTCGCTGCCACCGTTCATCGCCACCCTCGGCACCATGAGCGTCTTCCAGGGCGGGGCGTACGTCGCCACCAACGGCAAGCCCGTGTACGACGTGCCCCAGCAGTTCGTGCTGATGCTCAACAGCTACGTGGCCGGCGTGCCCGTCGTCGTGGTGGTCGTCGCCGTCGTCGGCGTGGCCGCCTGGCTGCTGCTGCGCAAGACGGTCTTCGGCCAGAACGTCATCGCCGTCGGCGGCAGCGAGGAGACCGCGTGGCTGTCCGGCGTCCGGGTCCACCGGGTCAAGATCGCCGTCTACTGCATCTCCGGCGGTCTGTCGGCCCTGGGCGGCCTGGTCATCGTCGCCCGCATCAACGCCGCGCAGCCGGACGCCGGCGCCCCCTACCAGCTCACCGCCATCGCGGCGGCGGTCATCGGCGGCGCCAACCTCATGGGCGGCGAGGGCCGCATCGCCGGCACCCTGGTCGGTGCGCTCATCCTGGGCGCCCTCACCAACGGGCTGGTGCTGCTCAACGTGCCGAGCTTCTACGAGCAGATCGTGACCGGCTCGGTCGTGCTCATCGCCGTCTCCCTCGACCAGGGCAGCCGTGGCTGGCCGCTGCTGGCCAAGCTGCGCAGCCGGTCGACCCCGGGTGGGGGCAGCACGCCCGCAGCGCCCGCGCAGGCCCCCTCGGTGAACGCGTGA